A genome region from Streptomyces antimycoticus includes the following:
- a CDS encoding polyprenyl synthetase family protein — MVAPATTEPKGSMAMELTTGDPALTARLERGMDASEEQLRALATEARDPCVAEVAGHLFGPGGKRLRPLLALVGAEFGVRDPSAAVQAATLAELVHVASLYHDDVMDQARTRRGVPSVNARWGNTTAVLAGNWLLAKAAQLAAELGPEAIRLQSKVTNRLIMGQIRELVGPSDDDDPLSHYFTVVAGKSASLIAMALQLGAVRTGAPEPVVQALAEYGEHLGIAFQISDDILDITSTSEVSGKEQGKDLAIGVASLPVLLALADERPEAGELRTLLTAATAGPEGTGLPRAVALLHRCGALAEARTVMHARLLRARTAANGLPGGSATRVLHALCDFVARRDR, encoded by the coding sequence ATGGTCGCGCCCGCCACAACCGAGCCCAAGGGCTCCATGGCCATGGAGCTCACCACCGGCGACCCCGCGCTCACGGCCCGTCTGGAACGCGGGATGGACGCCTCGGAGGAGCAGCTGCGCGCTCTCGCCACCGAGGCCCGGGACCCTTGTGTCGCGGAAGTCGCCGGACATCTCTTCGGCCCCGGCGGAAAGCGGCTGCGCCCGCTTCTGGCGCTGGTCGGCGCGGAGTTCGGGGTACGCGACCCTTCCGCCGCCGTGCAGGCCGCCACCCTGGCCGAGCTGGTGCATGTCGCCTCGCTCTACCACGACGACGTCATGGACCAGGCCCGCACCCGGCGCGGGGTTCCCAGCGTCAACGCCCGCTGGGGCAACACCACCGCCGTGCTCGCGGGCAATTGGCTGCTGGCGAAGGCGGCCCAGCTCGCCGCGGAACTCGGCCCGGAAGCCATTCGATTGCAGTCCAAGGTCACCAATCGGCTGATCATGGGCCAGATACGGGAACTCGTCGGTCCCTCGGACGACGACGATCCGCTCTCCCACTACTTCACCGTGGTGGCGGGGAAGTCGGCCTCGCTCATCGCCATGGCGCTGCAGCTGGGGGCGGTCCGGACGGGCGCCCCGGAGCCTGTCGTCCAGGCGCTCGCCGAATACGGAGAACATCTGGGAATCGCCTTCCAGATATCCGACGACATCCTCGACATCACCTCCACCTCCGAGGTCTCCGGGAAGGAACAGGGCAAGGATCTCGCGATCGGCGTCGCCAGCCTCCCGGTGCTGCTGGCGCTGGCCGACGAGCGGCCGGAGGCGGGTGAGTTGCGCACCCTGCTGACCGCCGCCACCGCGGGCCCGGAGGGCACCGGGCTGCCGAGGGCCGTCGCGCTGCTGCACCGCTGCGGGGCGCTCGCGGAGGCGCGGACGGTGATGCACGCGCGGCTGCTGCGCGCCCGGACCGCGGCGAACGGGCTGCCGGGCGGCTCGGCGACGCGGGTTCTGCACGCGCTGTGCGACTTCGTGGCACGCCGGGATCGCTGA
- the crcB gene encoding fluoride efflux transporter CrcB, whose product MGSSRSDVVDEPIDPDTGPTPPARHHPWRGQGPVLGVVAVGGALGATARYGASLLWPTPSSAFPWTILLVNAVGCAVIGVFLVLITERWTAHRLVRPFFGTGVLGGFTTFSTYAVDFTRLIQDGRFAIAFAYLAGTLVVAMAAVWAAVAATRHVLGGYGSGRRAAR is encoded by the coding sequence ATGGGCAGCTCACGGTCGGATGTGGTGGACGAGCCCATCGACCCCGATACCGGCCCGACGCCGCCCGCCCGGCACCACCCCTGGCGGGGGCAGGGCCCCGTGCTGGGCGTGGTGGCGGTGGGCGGCGCACTCGGGGCGACGGCACGCTACGGGGCGTCGCTGCTGTGGCCGACCCCGTCCAGCGCCTTCCCCTGGACGATCCTGCTGGTCAACGCCGTGGGCTGCGCGGTCATCGGCGTCTTCCTGGTGCTGATCACCGAGAGGTGGACGGCCCACCGGCTGGTACGGCCCTTCTTCGGCACCGGTGTGCTCGGCGGCTTCACCACCTTCTCGACGTATGCCGTGGACTTCACCCGGCTGATCCAGGACGGCCGTTTCGCGATCGCCTTCGCCTATCTGGCGGGGACGCTCGTGGTGGCGATGGCGGCCGTATGGGCCGCCGTAGCGGCGACCCGGCACGTCCTGGGCGGGTACGGGTCCGGCCGGAGGGCGGCCCGGTGA
- a CDS encoding DUF190 domain-containing protein: MTGEPALRLTVFIGESDTWHRRPLSAEIVHRAHRAGLAGASVFRGVEGYGSSSLIHTSRLLSLGEDLPMAIVMIDTEERVRSFLPELEEIVGDGLVVVDPVEIVHPRGRAR, encoded by the coding sequence GTGACCGGCGAGCCCGCGCTGCGGCTGACCGTCTTCATCGGCGAGAGCGACACCTGGCATCGCAGGCCGCTGTCCGCCGAGATCGTGCACCGCGCCCATCGCGCGGGGCTCGCGGGTGCCAGCGTGTTCCGCGGCGTCGAGGGGTACGGCTCCTCGTCCCTGATCCACACCTCGCGGCTGCTGTCGCTCGGCGAGGATCTGCCCATGGCCATCGTGATGATCGATACGGAGGAGCGGGTGCGGTCCTTCCTGCCCGAGCTGGAGGAGATCGTGGGTGACGGCCTCGTGGTGGTCGACCCGGTCGAGATCGTGCACCCCCGGGGCCGGGCCCGGTGA
- the crcB gene encoding fluoride efflux transporter CrcB: MNWLLVIAGGMVGAPLRYLTDRAVQARHDSVFPWGTFLVNVGGCLVLGLLTGAAAEGAASQRVQLLLGTGLCGALTTYSTFSYETLRLAEEGARLFAMANVVLSVVAGVGAAFAGAALAHAIWG, encoded by the coding sequence GTGAACTGGCTGCTGGTGATCGCGGGCGGGATGGTCGGTGCGCCGCTGCGCTATCTGACCGACCGCGCGGTCCAGGCACGGCACGACTCGGTGTTCCCCTGGGGCACGTTCCTGGTCAATGTGGGGGGCTGTCTGGTGCTGGGCCTGCTGACCGGCGCGGCGGCGGAGGGAGCGGCGTCCCAGCGGGTGCAACTGCTGCTGGGCACGGGGCTGTGCGGGGCGCTGACGACGTACTCGACGTTCTCGTACGAGACCCTGCGGCTGGCCGAGGAGGGCGCCCGGCTCTTCGCCATGGCGAATGTGGTGCTGAGTGTGGTGGCCGGGGTGGGCGCCGCCTTCGCGGGTGCGGCGCTGGCCCACGCGATCTGGGGCTGA
- a CDS encoding LysR family transcriptional regulator, with protein MQLHQLRYFATVAETRHFTRAAELLHVAQPSLSQQIRALERELGADLFHRARGNIALTDAGEALLPLARQILADAETAHREVQEVAQLRRGRVRLGATPSLCASFVPDVLRRFHDEFPGIELIVDEGGSQDLVRTLSAGELDLALIITPLPGQASALAATELLREELVVASSPASPPPTRRRRILVEDLRDRPMVMFRRGYDLREFTTAACRAAGFEPSFTVEGGEMDAVLGFVRAGLGIAVLPGMVAARSGLRITPFAGHDMQRTIAVAHRKDVAPPRAARELRRVMLEHLRTAAAGEFGLPPSATRLLP; from the coding sequence GTGCAGTTGCATCAGCTGCGTTATTTCGCCACCGTCGCGGAGACCCGGCACTTCACCCGCGCCGCGGAGCTCCTGCATGTCGCCCAGCCCTCGCTGTCCCAGCAGATCCGCGCCCTGGAGCGGGAGCTGGGAGCCGACCTCTTCCACCGGGCGCGCGGCAATATCGCCCTCACCGACGCGGGAGAGGCACTGCTCCCGCTGGCCCGCCAGATCCTCGCCGACGCCGAGACCGCGCACCGCGAGGTCCAGGAGGTCGCCCAGCTGCGGCGCGGCCGGGTGCGGCTGGGGGCCACGCCGAGCCTGTGCGCCAGCTTCGTCCCCGATGTGCTGCGCCGCTTCCATGACGAGTTCCCGGGCATCGAGCTGATCGTGGACGAGGGCGGATCCCAGGACCTGGTCCGCACGCTCTCCGCGGGCGAGCTGGACCTCGCGCTGATCATCACCCCGCTGCCCGGCCAGGCGTCCGCCCTCGCCGCCACCGAGCTGCTGCGGGAGGAGCTGGTGGTGGCCTCCTCGCCCGCGTCCCCGCCCCCCACCCGGCGTCGGCGGATCCTGGTCGAGGATCTGCGGGACCGGCCGATGGTGATGTTCCGGCGCGGCTACGACCTGCGCGAATTCACCACGGCGGCCTGCCGGGCGGCCGGGTTCGAGCCGTCCTTCACGGTCGAGGGCGGCGAGATGGACGCGGTGCTGGGCTTCGTACGGGCCGGGCTCGGCATCGCCGTACTGCCGGGGATGGTGGCGGCCCGGTCCGGGCTGCGGATCACGCCGTTCGCCGGCCACGATATGCAGCGCACCATCGCCGTCGCCCACCGTAAGGACGTCGCGCCGCCCCGGGCCGCGCGTGAGCTGCGCCGGGTGATGCTGGAGCATCTGCGGACGGCGGCCGCGGGGGAGTTCGGCCTGCCGCCGAGCGCGACGCGACTGCTGCCGTAG
- a CDS encoding sulfotransferase — translation MGTATRETTSCPRKREEVRVVNQKLTFVVGTGRCGSTALSQVINIHPDVLSINELFASIPDAEMLDEAPLSGPEFWGYLSRPNVITNSMIKNGATPPEFLYHKLPKRRFDAETTGIPAISVMVLPHLTDDPDTLFDELESEVTSWPTRRPADHWTALFAFLGARFGNPGAVVERTGLSIGRVPEMHRAFPEARFVHLYREGPDCAVSMSRHFSFRMIPLLWEMATHLGLETPQHLTPQHAAQLPPDLAPLLSDRYDPTLVMERPIPLSAFGTLWSETIVDGLRKLDDVPAEQRTALSYETLLEEPEKELIRLAEFIGVEPHRTWLDASIAHLDGGRPGAARKLPEAELTPLLESCSPGTRALAAHQ, via the coding sequence ATGGGAACGGCTACTAGGGAAACAACTAGTTGTCCGAGAAAACGGGAGGAAGTGCGCGTGGTCAACCAGAAGTTGACATTTGTCGTCGGCACCGGCCGGTGCGGTTCGACGGCTCTGTCTCAGGTCATCAATATTCATCCGGATGTTCTCAGCATCAATGAATTGTTCGCCAGCATTCCCGATGCGGAGATGCTGGACGAGGCTCCGCTGAGCGGTCCGGAGTTCTGGGGATATCTGTCCCGGCCCAATGTGATCACCAATAGCATGATCAAAAATGGCGCCACCCCGCCCGAGTTCCTCTACCACAAGCTGCCCAAGCGGCGGTTCGACGCGGAGACCACCGGTATTCCGGCCATCAGCGTCATGGTGCTGCCCCATCTGACCGACGACCCCGACACGCTCTTCGACGAGTTGGAGTCCGAGGTCACCTCCTGGCCCACCCGCCGTCCGGCAGATCACTGGACGGCCCTTTTCGCCTTCCTCGGCGCACGGTTCGGCAACCCCGGTGCCGTCGTCGAGCGGACCGGCCTGTCCATCGGCCGTGTGCCCGAGATGCACCGCGCCTTCCCCGAGGCGCGCTTTGTGCACCTCTACCGCGAGGGCCCCGACTGCGCCGTCTCCATGAGCCGCCACTTCAGCTTCCGGATGATCCCGTTGCTGTGGGAGATGGCCACGCACCTCGGTCTGGAGACCCCGCAGCACCTGACGCCGCAGCACGCGGCCCAGCTCCCGCCCGACCTGGCGCCGCTGCTGAGCGACCGGTACGACCCGACGCTGGTGATGGAGCGTCCCATCCCGCTCAGCGCGTTCGGCACCCTGTGGTCCGAGACGATCGTCGACGGTCTGCGGAAGCTGGACGACGTCCCGGCGGAGCAGCGCACCGCGCTGTCGTACGAGACGCTGCTGGAGGAGCCGGAGAAGGAACTGATCCGGCTCGCCGAGTTCATCGGGGTGGAACCGCACCGCACCTGGCTGGACGCGTCCATCGCCCACCTCGACGGCGGCCGGCCCGGCGCGGCGCGGAAGCTGCCCGAGGCGGAGCTCACCCCGCTGCTCGAATCCTGTAGCCCGGGCACGCGGGCGCTGGCCGCCCACCAGTAG
- a CDS encoding helix-turn-helix transcriptional regulator codes for MLVERDQEIARLNRLLFEDAREGSRLAVISGAVTSGKTALLHTVADTAGGRGVRVLPAVASASEQKFPYAVLEQLYQGMPAHLQHSRPRPGLEALRNPHGPIEAELPLLQDFHRTLDELTGDAPLLIAIDDVQFADLPSLRCLAYGIRRCRSEALSVVVSRGALTGPAATALDELLHEPKVCHVRLAPLTVTGVSTLLTQELGTEEAGGHAAAYHEMTGGNLLLLRGLLDDRFSRLTRGPLDPGPGTDAPVAGELFRQAALSCVYRGGPAHRRVAHGVALLGDATSVPLLSRLIEVEERLVRQSVGLLTEVGILHGGRFRSDAVRTVLQDDLELHELGPLHLRAARLLYEEGADPIDVARHLLSHEAPGPVEEWISQALCDAAVHAIAADRRELAMNCLQMADRYSTDEREALQLQATMVQAMWPFNPLSQMRRLQALAGPAGSGLLPAPQTIPVVIGLLGLGRMGEAAAALEQVSRAADEHPGTDLDTALRAIRLVLSSTYPDHPELRPFLDQEECDGPWDIGPLSPDQSPESPQLTAFRALRTVLSRGVDECAVRAVERVLETVRLSDRTMLTVHAALQTLVYADRHATATSWCDRLIEETSERGAKALLAYFCVLRAQIALRVGRLRDTVRYAERALEELPARGWGVTVGMPLGMLINAHTAMGNHDAAAELLARPVPEEMYRNRFGLHYLYARARHQLATGRQHAALTDFRACGEKMAAWGLDSPATLTWRLGAAETWLTLGGQERAARLAEEQLELAGESSSRTRGAALRVLAATRPLNERIALLQQAVGVLQASGGWYEMARALADLAEAHKQLGDLDTSRLMTRRALRLADSCGAEELSRSLQRTPARSALSEATRTGEDTAAFSELSDAESRVAALAASGYTNREIAAKLYITISTVEQHLTRVYRKINISQRRELPASLDFDVAYTA; via the coding sequence GTGTTGGTGGAGCGCGATCAGGAGATAGCCCGGCTCAATCGGCTCCTCTTCGAGGACGCCCGCGAGGGAAGTCGGCTCGCCGTGATCAGCGGCGCCGTTACGTCGGGAAAGACCGCACTGCTGCACACCGTGGCGGACACGGCGGGTGGACGCGGCGTCCGGGTGCTGCCCGCGGTCGCCTCCGCCTCGGAGCAGAAGTTCCCCTACGCCGTGCTCGAGCAGCTCTACCAGGGCATGCCGGCCCATCTGCAGCACTCCAGGCCGCGGCCCGGCCTCGAGGCGCTCCGGAACCCGCACGGCCCCATCGAGGCCGAACTCCCGCTGCTCCAGGACTTCCACCGCACGCTCGACGAGCTGACCGGTGACGCCCCCCTGCTGATCGCCATCGACGACGTCCAGTTCGCCGATCTCCCGTCGCTGCGCTGCCTGGCGTACGGCATCCGCCGCTGCCGCTCGGAGGCGCTGTCCGTGGTGGTCAGCCGCGGGGCGCTGACCGGACCCGCCGCCACGGCCCTGGACGAGCTGCTGCACGAGCCGAAGGTGTGCCATGTGCGGCTCGCCCCGCTCACCGTCACGGGCGTCTCCACGCTGCTGACCCAGGAGTTGGGCACCGAGGAGGCCGGGGGCCACGCCGCCGCGTACCACGAGATGACCGGCGGCAATCTGCTGCTGCTGCGCGGCCTCCTGGACGACCGGTTCTCCCGCCTGACCCGCGGCCCCCTCGACCCCGGGCCCGGAACGGACGCCCCGGTGGCCGGGGAGCTGTTCCGGCAGGCGGCGCTGTCGTGCGTGTACCGCGGCGGCCCGGCCCACCGCCGGGTGGCCCACGGGGTCGCGCTGCTGGGTGACGCCACGTCCGTTCCCCTGCTGAGCAGGCTGATCGAGGTCGAGGAGCGGCTGGTCCGGCAGTCCGTCGGGCTGCTCACCGAGGTGGGCATCCTGCACGGCGGGCGGTTCCGCAGCGACGCGGTGCGCACCGTGCTGCAGGACGATCTGGAGCTGCACGAGCTCGGCCCGCTGCATCTGCGGGCCGCCCGGCTGCTGTACGAGGAGGGCGCCGACCCCATCGACGTGGCCCGCCATCTGCTCAGCCACGAGGCGCCCGGGCCGGTCGAGGAGTGGATCTCGCAGGCGCTGTGCGACGCGGCCGTGCACGCCATCGCCGCGGACCGCAGGGAACTCGCCATGAACTGCCTGCAGATGGCCGACCGGTACAGCACCGACGAGCGCGAGGCGCTGCAGCTCCAGGCGACGATGGTGCAGGCCATGTGGCCGTTCAACCCGCTGTCCCAGATGCGGCGGCTGCAGGCGCTGGCCGGTCCGGCCGGCAGCGGGCTACTGCCCGCGCCGCAGACCATCCCGGTCGTCATCGGGCTGCTGGGGCTGGGGCGGATGGGCGAGGCGGCCGCCGCGCTGGAGCAGGTCAGCCGGGCCGCCGACGAGCACCCGGGCACCGATCTGGACACCGCGCTGCGCGCCATCCGGCTCGTGCTGTCCTCCACCTACCCCGACCACCCCGAACTGCGGCCCTTCCTGGACCAGGAGGAGTGCGACGGCCCGTGGGACATCGGCCCGCTGTCGCCCGACCAGTCTCCGGAGTCGCCCCAGCTGACGGCGTTCCGGGCGCTGCGGACCGTACTGAGCCGCGGTGTCGACGAGTGCGCCGTGCGGGCCGTGGAGCGGGTGCTGGAGACCGTCCGGCTCTCCGACCGGACGATGCTGACCGTGCACGCCGCGCTGCAGACGCTGGTGTACGCGGACCGCCACGCCACCGCCACGAGCTGGTGCGACCGGCTGATCGAGGAGACCTCGGAGCGCGGCGCCAAGGCGCTGCTGGCCTACTTCTGTGTGCTGCGGGCCCAGATCGCGCTGCGCGTCGGACGGTTGCGGGACACGGTCCGGTACGCGGAGCGGGCGCTGGAGGAGCTTCCGGCGCGCGGCTGGGGGGTCACCGTTGGTATGCCGCTCGGGATGCTGATCAACGCGCACACCGCGATGGGCAACCACGACGCGGCGGCCGAACTGCTCGCCCGCCCGGTGCCGGAGGAGATGTACCGGAACCGCTTCGGGCTGCACTACCTCTACGCACGGGCCCGGCATCAGCTGGCCACCGGCCGCCAGCACGCGGCCCTCACCGACTTCCGCGCCTGTGGCGAGAAGATGGCCGCCTGGGGCCTGGACTCGCCCGCCACCCTGACCTGGCGGCTCGGCGCCGCCGAGACCTGGCTGACCCTGGGCGGCCAGGAGCGGGCGGCGCGGCTGGCGGAGGAGCAGCTGGAGCTGGCCGGGGAGTCCTCGTCCCGTACCCGGGGCGCCGCGCTGCGGGTGCTGGCCGCCACCCGGCCCCTGAACGAGCGGATCGCGCTGCTGCAGCAGGCGGTGGGGGTGCTCCAGGCGAGCGGCGGCTGGTACGAGATGGCGCGGGCGCTGGCGGATCTCGCGGAGGCGCACAAGCAGCTCGGCGATCTGGACACCAGCCGGCTGATGACCCGTCGGGCGCTGCGGCTCGCGGACAGCTGCGGCGCCGAGGAGCTGTCGCGTTCGCTGCAGCGCACTCCGGCCCGTTCGGCCCTGTCGGAAGCGACCCGTACCGGCGAGGATACGGCCGCCTTTTCCGAACTCTCCGACGCCGAGAGCCGGGTCGCAGCACTAGCAGCTTCCGGCTACACCAACCGGGAAATCGCCGCTAAGCTCTACATCACGATCTCCACGGTGGAACAACACTTGACCCGCGTCTACCGGAAGATCAACATCAGCCAGCGCCGAGAACTGCCCGCGAGCCTGGATTTCGATGTCGCTTACACCGCCTGA
- a CDS encoding flavin monoamine oxidase family protein, producing the protein MTCATASATTMLVPDFPYSYDRWLSHPAGLGALPAAVHGTEVAVIGGGMSGLTAAYELLRLGLSPVLYEAEQLGGRMRSTPFPGNPEYKAEMGAMRFPVSARSLFHYIDLLSLSTRPFPNPLAPATASTLIDLNGGQDRARTTGELPDVYQEVADAWDKALQERADLATLRDAIQRRDVSTLKTVWNSLVREFDDQSFYGFLATSSAFQSFRHREIFGQVGFGTGGWDTDFPNSVLEILRVVVTEADDNQVGIVGGSSQVPNGLWEHQPETLAHWPQGTSLASLHGGRPRPAVTRLRRTADGVRVTDESGEEREFPAVVYSPHVWTLLNRVDCDPSLLSTPLWTAVERTHYMGASKLFVLVDRPFWRDADPATGHDMMSMTLTDRMPRGVYLFDDGPDRPGVMCLSYTWNDDSLKVATLSAEERLETLLTKLAAIYPDVDIRSHIIAGPLTVTWETEPRFMGAFKNNLPGHYRYQRRLFTQFMQNGMDPAQQGFFLCGDDVSWTAGFAEGAVTTALNAVWGVLHHLGGTTHPDNPGPGDLFDTFAPLELPYD; encoded by the coding sequence ATGACGTGCGCTACCGCGTCCGCCACGACCATGCTCGTGCCGGATTTCCCCTATTCCTATGACAGATGGCTGTCCCATCCTGCCGGTCTGGGCGCCTTGCCTGCCGCGGTGCACGGGACCGAAGTCGCCGTCATCGGCGGCGGGATGTCCGGCTTGACGGCGGCCTATGAGCTTCTGCGACTAGGGCTTTCCCCAGTTCTTTATGAAGCGGAGCAACTGGGCGGCCGGATGCGGTCCACGCCGTTCCCCGGGAATCCGGAATACAAGGCGGAGATGGGCGCCATGCGCTTTCCCGTCTCCGCCCGATCGCTGTTCCATTACATCGATCTGCTGAGCCTGTCCACTCGTCCTTTCCCTAATCCTTTGGCACCGGCCACCGCGAGCACGCTGATCGACCTGAACGGCGGTCAGGACCGGGCGCGCACCACCGGTGAGCTCCCGGACGTCTACCAGGAGGTCGCCGACGCCTGGGACAAGGCGCTCCAGGAGCGGGCCGACCTGGCCACGCTGCGGGACGCCATCCAGCGGCGGGACGTCAGCACGCTGAAGACCGTATGGAACTCGCTGGTCAGGGAGTTCGACGACCAGTCCTTCTACGGCTTCCTCGCCACCTCTTCCGCCTTCCAGTCGTTCCGCCACCGGGAGATCTTCGGCCAGGTGGGCTTCGGCACCGGCGGCTGGGACACCGACTTCCCCAACTCGGTGCTGGAGATCCTGCGGGTCGTGGTCACCGAGGCCGACGACAACCAGGTGGGCATAGTCGGCGGCTCCTCCCAGGTGCCGAACGGGCTGTGGGAGCACCAGCCCGAAACGCTCGCGCACTGGCCGCAGGGGACGTCGCTCGCGTCGCTGCACGGCGGCCGGCCCCGCCCCGCGGTCACCCGGCTGCGGCGGACCGCCGACGGCGTCCGGGTGACGGACGAGAGCGGCGAGGAGCGCGAGTTCCCCGCGGTGGTCTACAGCCCGCATGTGTGGACACTGCTGAACCGGGTCGACTGCGATCCGTCGCTGCTGTCCACTCCGCTGTGGACGGCGGTGGAGCGCACCCACTACATGGGCGCGTCCAAGCTGTTCGTCCTGGTCGACCGGCCGTTCTGGCGGGACGCCGACCCGGCGACCGGCCACGACATGATGAGCATGACGCTCACCGACCGGATGCCGCGCGGGGTCTATCTCTTCGACGACGGGCCCGACCGGCCCGGGGTCATGTGCCTGTCGTACACCTGGAACGACGACTCGCTGAAGGTCGCCACCCTCTCGGCCGAGGAGCGGCTGGAGACGCTGCTGACCAAGCTGGCCGCGATCTATCCGGATGTGGACATCCGGTCGCACATCATCGCGGGGCCGCTCACCGTCACCTGGGAGACCGAGCCCCGCTTCATGGGGGCCTTCAAGAACAATCTGCCCGGCCACTACCGCTATCAGCGGCGGCTGTTCACCCAGTTCATGCAGAACGGGATGGATCCGGCGCAGCAGGGCTTCTTCCTGTGCGGGGACGATGTCTCCTGGACGGCCGGGTTCGCCGAGGGTGCGGTGACCACGGCGCTGAACGCGGTGTGGGGAGTCCTCCACCACCTCGGCGGCACCACGCATCCGGACAACCCGGGCCCCGGTGATCTCTTCGACACCTTCGCGCCGCTGGAGCTTCCGTACGACTGA
- a CDS encoding class I adenylate-forming enzyme family protein: MTAKIYALDSVQTLADFELDALRVADVIREHGVTHGDRVIFKAGNSAAYVSVLFALMHVGASIVLIDQQEHPDETRRIAQRTGAAIAFVDDDAPIHADIRTVNLYELIAPAAGRPLTTRELSFDAWADRRDGLIMWTSGSTGEPKGAVKSGRKFLTNLERNAAQVGHRPDDVLLPLLPFAHQYGLSMVLIAWLTRCSLVIAPYKRLDRAVQMAGRTGATVIDATPSSYRTMLNLVGRKPSLRTQLEGVRMFCSGAAPLDGALSERYVAEFGLPLLDSYGSTELGNIAFATLENPVSCGRAMEGIKLRVLDEDGHPAAPGEAGEIEVDTPDALEGHLAEDGTIDAVPTGWQTTGDLGYLDADDNLFVLGGSSRCTAPATRSTPS, translated from the coding sequence ATGACCGCGAAGATCTACGCGCTCGACTCGGTGCAGACCCTGGCCGACTTCGAGCTGGACGCGCTGCGCGTCGCCGATGTGATCCGCGAGCACGGGGTGACCCACGGCGACCGCGTCATCTTCAAGGCGGGCAACTCCGCCGCCTACGTGAGTGTGCTGTTCGCGCTCATGCACGTGGGAGCCTCCATCGTCCTGATCGACCAGCAGGAGCACCCGGACGAGACCCGGCGGATCGCCCAGCGCACCGGCGCCGCGATCGCCTTCGTGGACGACGACGCCCCGATCCACGCCGACATCCGTACGGTGAACCTCTACGAACTGATCGCCCCGGCCGCCGGACGCCCGCTCACCACCCGGGAGCTGTCCTTCGACGCCTGGGCCGACCGCCGCGACGGCCTGATCATGTGGACCTCCGGCTCCACCGGCGAGCCCAAGGGCGCCGTCAAGTCCGGCCGCAAGTTCCTCACCAACCTGGAGCGCAACGCCGCCCAGGTCGGGCACCGGCCGGACGACGTACTGCTGCCGCTGCTGCCCTTCGCCCACCAGTACGGGCTGTCCATGGTGCTCATCGCCTGGCTCACCCGCTGCTCACTGGTGATCGCCCCGTACAAGCGCCTGGACCGGGCCGTGCAGATGGCCGGCCGGACCGGCGCCACGGTGATCGACGCCACTCCGTCGAGCTACCGCACCATGCTCAACCTGGTCGGCCGGAAGCCGTCGCTGCGGACGCAGTTGGAAGGCGTCCGGATGTTCTGCTCGGGCGCCGCGCCGCTCGACGGCGCGCTCTCCGAGCGCTATGTGGCCGAGTTCGGCCTGCCGCTGCTGGACAGCTACGGCAGCACCGAGCTGGGCAACATCGCCTTCGCCACCCTGGAGAACCCGGTCTCCTGCGGCCGGGCCATGGAGGGCATCAAGCTGCGCGTCCTCGACGAGGACGGCCACCCGGCCGCTCCCGGCGAGGCCGGTGAGATCGAGGTCGACACCCCGGACGCGCTGGAGGGCCATCTCGCCGAGGACGGCACCATCGACGCCGTGCCCACCGGCTGGCAGACCACCGGCGACCTCGGCTACCTCGACGCCGACGACAACCTCTTCGTCCTGGGCGGAAGTTCGCGGTGCACCGCTCCGGCTACACGCTCCACCCCGAGCTGA
- a CDS encoding thioesterase II family protein: MDRPLAFFGHRAGADLAYRVAERLERETGTALLTLFVSGRTAHWGMSLGPPELGCRIVALAGEGDPKTPLRGVRAWRRRTSGRFDLEVFPGARYYLDSSRREVVNLVHDQLLSHVPVDAEWETGFEDQGA; this comes from the coding sequence ATGGACCGCCCGCTGGCCTTCTTCGGCCACCGGGCCGGCGCCGACCTCGCCTACCGCGTCGCCGAGCGCCTGGAACGGGAGACCGGGACGGCGCTGCTGACCCTGTTCGTATCCGGCCGCACCGCGCACTGGGGCATGTCCCTGGGGCCCCCGGAGCTCGGCTGCCGGATCGTCGCCCTCGCCGGTGAGGGCGACCCCAAGACCCCGCTGCGCGGCGTACGGGCCTGGCGGCGGCGTACGAGCGGACGATTCGACCTCGAGGTGTTTCCCGGCGCCCGTTACTACCTCGACTCGAGCCGGAGAGAGGTCGTCAACCTGGTGCACGACCAGTTGCTCTCGCACGTCCCCGTCGATGCCGAGTGGGAGACCGGCTTCGAAGACCAGGGAGCCTAG
- a CDS encoding thioesterase domain-containing protein, with protein MYSLSQIKPDDVGLIRILQTETPSSFRLICFPESAHSTAYYLSLSELLLPTVEVLAIQYPLYVGIDDDERLTDSADLADRIFGALGSGWTARWPSSATGPAPTSPTASPSAWNGRPGRRC; from the coding sequence ATGTACTCCTTGAGCCAGATCAAGCCCGATGATGTGGGCCTTATTCGGATATTGCAAACGGAAACTCCGAGTAGTTTCCGGCTGATCTGTTTCCCGGAATCCGCCCACTCCACCGCGTACTACCTCTCGCTGTCCGAGCTTCTGCTGCCCACCGTCGAGGTGTTGGCGATCCAGTACCCGCTGTACGTGGGCATCGACGACGATGAGCGGCTGACCGATTCGGCCGACCTCGCGGACCGGATCTTCGGTGCGCTGGGGAGTGGATGGACCGCCCGCTGGCCTTCTTCGGCCACCGGGCCGGCGCCGACCTCGCCTACCGCGTCGCCGAGCGCCTGGAACGGGAGACCGGGACGGCGCTGCTGA